In a single window of the Populus alba chromosome 16, ASM523922v2, whole genome shotgun sequence genome:
- the LOC118030924 gene encoding probable LRR receptor-like serine/threonine-protein kinase At1g53440, whose product MKVLFNDSRWVSDIVSNPGISFPEAVRPEPKSLFSLVLRNCKINFSIPEYIGNWSKLKYLDLSFNNLSGSVPETFQRLNKLFLTNNMLSGLPNWTNNSKTNVYPTADLSYNNFNVTCENLTCLGLQNVNIHPTRLFIDEMQKKKCGRRHNSLFINSGGEEVDDGKNHYHNDTSLSSFNLSPSEDWAYSYAGDYLWANVNASTLVRNLTCEITNSKANIDNNFRLAPVSLTYYGLCLRKGKYIVTLHFAEALYSKSEDYSTSGKRVFDVYIQGRKEMKDVNIKEIPGKEHEERRLQFKVKINDGSLEVKFFWAGKGSLYNPPGLNGPLISAVSITRVPRKLHGWEIALIAVGCILFLLLLLAFMWRMGWIGDRELRETKVKIGERTFTLKQIIDATKKFSAELGRGRSGIVYRAQLPDLTVAVKKLFAHSNAVDEIATEVYVKKAKELKHDNIVKLLYIYSRRHLHLLIYEFMEVGSLGQVLFGTNSTVRIDWPKRFIICKGIAKGLKYLHERKPQIIHRNIKANNILLDASCNPKISDFGLAKLYEEEDPHVAVRAAGGGGGDLSYMSPEYAIRRTMTAKADVYSFGILLLEIVSGRNNAEYREKEETAVLLDTAANLRARGTLGDLVDSRMGQNYDGNQTNIVLNLAMMCTEQSPSLRPTMSQVVAVLEGEKTLKDISEEIAPSISPA is encoded by the exons ATGAAAGTGTTGTTTAATGATTCCAGGTGGGTCAGTGATATTGTGAGCAATCCAGGAATATCATTCCCAGAAGCAGTACGGCCGGAACCAAAATCTCTATTTTCCCT GGTCCTGAGAAATTGCAAAATTAACTTCTCAATACCCGAATACATTGGCAATTGGTCAAAGTTAAAATATCT AGAtttgagcttcaacaacttaaGTGGTAGTGTTCCAGAAACATTTCAGAGACTGAATAAGTT ATTTTTAACAAACAACATGCTCAGTGGGCTTCCTAACTGGACCAATAACTCGAAGACAAATGTCTATCCTACAGC GGATCTTTCGTACAATAACTTCAACGTGACATGTGAAAATTTAACATGCTTGGGATTGCAGAATGTAAACAT TCACCCGACTAG GTTATTCATAGATGAGATGCAGAAGAAAAAATGTGGTCGAAGGC ATAATTCCTTGTTTATAAATAGTGGTGGTGAGGAAGTAGATGACggaaaaaatcattatcataaCGATACCTCATTATCAAGTTTTAATCTTAGTCCATCTGAGGATTGGGCTTATAGCTACGCTGGGGACTACCTCTGGGCAAATGTCAATGCCAGTACTTTAGTAAGAAACTTGACGTGTGAAATTACTAACTCCAAGGCAAACATAGATAACAATTTTCGCCTTGCTCCAGTCTCTCTAACGTATTATGGCCTCTGCTTGCGTAAAGGCAAGTACATTGTGACACTTCACTTTGCTGAAGCATTATATTCTAAGAGTGAAGATTACAGCACATCAGGAAAACGGGTGTTTGATGTATATATTCAG GGACGGAAAGAAATGAAAGATGTCAACATAAAGGAAATCCCTGGGAAAGAACATGAAGAAAGACGACTACAATTCAAGGTTAAAATAAATGATGGTTCGTTAGAGGTCAAGTTCTTCTGGGCTGGCAAGGGATCTCTATACAACCCACCTGGTCTCAATGGACCTCTCATATCAGCTGTTTCGATCACTCGTG TTCCCAGAAAACTGCATGGTTGGGAAATTGCGTTGATTGCAGTAGGCTGTATTTTGtttctgctgctgctgttggcCTTCATGTGGAGAATGGGCTGGATAGGAGACAGAGAATTGCGAG AAACCAAAGTGAAGATTGGAGAAAGAACTTTCACCCTTAAGCAGATCATTgatgcaacaaaaaaatttagtgcCGAGCTTGGTAGGGGACGTTCAGGGATAGTATACAGG GCTCAATTGCCAGATCTGACTGTAGCAGTGAAGAAGCTATTCGCTCATTCAAATGCAGTCGATGAAATAGCAACTGAAGTTTATGTCAAGAAAGCCAAGGAGTTGAAACACGACAACATTGTTAAATTgctttatatttattcaagaaGGCACCTACATTTACTCATCTACGAATTCATGGAAGTTGGCTCGCTCGGACAAGTTTTATTTG GTACAAATTCCACAGTGCGAATTGATTGGCCGAAAAGATTTATAATATGCAAGGGAATAGCGAAGGGTTTGAAGTATCTTCATGAGAGGAAGCCGCAAATAATACACAGAAACATAAAAGCCAATAATATTCTGCTTGATGCAAGTTGTAATCCGAAAATATCAGATTTTGGATTGGCAAAGCTTTACGAGGAGGAGGATCCACATGTTGCGGTTAGAGcagcaggaggaggaggaggagatct TTCATACATGTCACCAGAGTATGCAATCCGGAGAACCATGACAGCGAAAGCCGATGTCTACAGTTTTGGGATCCTTCTCCTTGAAATCGTTAGTGGGAGAAATAATGCCGAGTacagagaaaaggaagaaactgCTGTTCTTCTAGATACG GCCGCTAATTTACGTGCGCGGGGAACGCTAGGAGACTTGGTTGACTCAAGGATGGGCCAAAATTATGACGGGAACCAAACGAACATTGTTCTGAATTTGGCAATGATGTGCACCGAACAATCACCTTCTCTCAGGCCTACAATGTCTCAAGTTGTGGCTGTTCTTGAAGGCGAAAAAACCCTCAAGGATATCTCTGAAGAGATCGCTCCCTCGATCTCTCCTGCTTGA